Proteins encoded by one window of Geobacter sp. DSM 9736:
- a CDS encoding DUF1972 domain-containing protein, giving the protein MPSHPRLKIALIGTRGVPASYGGFETCAEELGRRLVERGHEVIVYCRKSYYETRQADHLGMKLVYLPNLRKKSLDTLSHTFLSTLHALRHPYDVLMVFNAANSPALLLPRLFGKKIAINTDGLEWKRGKWGLLGRRYYKFAEWLSTKLADRIVADSRGIQDYYRESYGAESSNIAYGAEIVTAGDPELLDRIGLQPSGYFLQITRFEPENNPLLTIQAYKKLSTDKKLVLVGGVPYQSDYSRALAAEAAACPGVVLPGFIYDKALLNALWCNCHAYVHGNEVGGTNPALLQTMASGCFTIAIDVPFSRDVLQDGGIYFRKDAEDLAAHMQWSLDHHDELPRFRSKAVRRIASEYTWEKVADGYEELFYQLASGRIGVSAGICSTRAACSTRLP; this is encoded by the coding sequence ATGCCGTCACATCCCAGATTGAAGATCGCCCTTATCGGTACACGAGGAGTCCCCGCCAGCTACGGAGGCTTCGAGACCTGTGCGGAAGAGCTGGGGCGCAGGCTTGTGGAACGGGGGCACGAAGTCATTGTCTACTGCCGGAAAAGCTATTACGAAACCCGTCAGGCAGACCATCTGGGGATGAAGCTGGTTTACCTCCCGAATCTGCGGAAGAAGTCGCTGGACACGCTCTCGCATACGTTCCTCTCCACCCTTCACGCGCTGCGGCATCCATACGACGTCCTCATGGTCTTCAATGCTGCAAACAGCCCGGCCCTCCTCCTTCCGCGCCTCTTCGGAAAAAAGATAGCCATCAACACCGACGGACTGGAATGGAAGAGAGGGAAGTGGGGGCTCCTCGGACGCCGTTACTACAAGTTCGCGGAATGGCTGTCCACCAAGCTGGCGGATCGCATCGTGGCGGACTCCAGGGGGATTCAGGACTACTACCGGGAATCGTACGGCGCGGAGAGCAGCAACATCGCCTATGGTGCTGAAATCGTGACGGCCGGTGACCCGGAGCTGCTCGACAGGATCGGTTTGCAGCCATCCGGCTACTTCCTGCAGATAACCAGATTCGAACCCGAGAACAATCCGCTGCTTACCATTCAGGCCTACAAGAAGCTCTCCACCGACAAGAAACTTGTACTGGTGGGTGGCGTCCCCTACCAGAGCGACTACTCCCGGGCACTGGCTGCCGAAGCGGCGGCATGCCCCGGAGTTGTTCTCCCCGGGTTCATCTACGACAAGGCCCTGCTGAATGCATTGTGGTGCAACTGCCATGCATATGTGCACGGAAACGAGGTGGGAGGAACGAACCCTGCCCTCCTCCAGACCATGGCCAGCGGCTGCTTCACCATCGCCATAGATGTACCCTTCAGCCGGGATGTGCTGCAGGATGGCGGGATATATTTCAGGAAGGATGCGGAAGATCTCGCCGCACACATGCAATGGAGCCTGGACCATCACGATGAGCTGCCGCGCTTCAGGTCTAAGGCTGTCAGGCGGATCGCTTCCGAGTATACATGGGAGAAAGTCGCCGACGGGTACGAAGAACTTTTTTACCAACTGGCGTCTGGAAGGATCGGAGTATCAGCGGGAATCTGTTCAACGCGAGCCGCATGCAGTACACGTCTGCCGTAA